The Triticum aestivum cultivar Chinese Spring chromosome 6D, IWGSC CS RefSeq v2.1, whole genome shotgun sequence genomic sequence GCGGGGCGGTAGGCTGTGTGATAGTGAACGGCGAGGCAGTCAACTTGCCATTGTCGTGGACGAGGTGCTTGATGCTGTTCATCTCGTCGCCAAATTCCTCTACCTTGCGTAGGTTGTGCACCTCATCGAAGACCGCCTTGATGTCGGTGCCCACGGTTGCGAACCGCGTCAGGATCTCGTTCAGGGTCGCCTGAACCTTCTCCATCATTCACAGTGGCAATACTGTGGCGAAGTCAAAGTCGTCGGGTCATGATCGCGACCTTGTAAAACACGGCAATTAAGGCCTGATTCTACGATGCTATCTAGGGTCTTAAATTTTTGCTGTGATTGTGCTAGAACTTGGTTTGCTCAACAATATTAAACTTCTTAAGATTCAACTAATACATTATTAAGACCCATTGCACATAGATACAGAGATGTGAACAACATAACTGGATACTGGACCATTGCATACTGGATCAGATTACACTGAAGTGGGCTTAGCCGCTTAGCCAAAATATCTAAATAATACTAACTGGTCATATAGCACTCCTACCCCAAAGAACACACCAAAGGCTGTCACAAAAATGACCTTACTGCTGCATTTTTTTGCAGAAATGATGGAGATGGGAGCCGCTTCAACCGAACTACAATGGTTAATAAGCATAGGGCCACACAGCTTTGGGTTCCCATTAAAACTAGAAGCTTGAAATGTGCTCAGCTGGCCTGTTGTTGGAATAGGTCCTTCTAGGTCATTGTTAGAAATGGTGAACTCTGAAAGGAAGTGAAGGATCTCCAATGCTGCAGGAATTTCACCAGTCAGATGGTTATTAGACAAATCTAACCTCTGAAGGTTAGTGAGGTTGCCGATTGATTGTGGGATCTCTCCATAGAAGTTGTTGGAACTCAAGTTCAGGTAAAGGAGTGCTTTCAGCTGACCAATCTCTTGTGGGATCACACCTGTGAATTTATTGTTACCGAGATTCAGCACTTTGCACCAATCACTGTTTATGCGGTATTGAAGTTTTGATGCATCCACAGCATAAATAAGTAGATCAAGGTCAACGAGACTTGGGTCCAAATAGATGGCAGGCTTATCTGATTTTAGCATTGCCATCTCCATCAAGGTGACTGGGATTTTCCCAGAAAGACTGTTGTTTGATACGTCCAGATGGAAGAGGTTGTTTAGGGAGTTGATCCAGCTTGGCATTGGTCCAGTAAGTTGATTTTTAGATAATACTAGTACCTTCAGCCTTGTGAGCTTTGATAACCAAGTAGGTATCCTCCCAGTCAATGAACACTGGTGCATGGCGAGAAACTGAAGATTCTGAAAACCGTCAATGCTTTCATCTTGTGGCATGGCCTCATTCATAAAGTTTCTGCCAATAAGCAGAGTGCTGATGTTCCTGCAGCTCTTAAGAGCATGCAAAGCTTTTGTGATATTCGTAAAGGAGTTTCTACTAAGTGATACGAAGGACAGGTGCTTCAGATTGCCTATTCTCAGGGAGATCTCACCATGGAAATGGTTGGCTGACAACCGCAGTGCAGTCAAATTGCTGCATGAGTAAATGCTTTCTGGAACTATGCCACCAAGATTATTCTCCATGAGATCTAAACTTTTTAGATTCTGTAGGGTGGCGAAGTTTACCTTCCCTAGATCTCCAGTGAAGTTGTTGATCTTCAGATCAATGGTTTTGAGATTTGTGCAGTTGCTCATAGTTGATATGGCAGCTCCCCAGACATGTTATTGCTGCCCAAATGGAGCTCCTCCAGCCTCCTGAGCTGACCTATGGACTCTGGGATGGCTCCACTAAAACTGTTCCCTCCAAGGTCAAGAGTAAGCAGACTACTGAGTTTGACCATGTGTGCTCCATCAAGTTCTCCTTGTAAACCACCATTGTTGGGGAAGGAGAGGTACTCTAGCGAGGTAGCGTGGAAGATTTCAACAGGCAGAATCCCACTTAGGTGATTGTTGCCAGCCTTGAGCACTTTAAGCTTGGTGCAATTACCCAGTGTGTTTGGGATGTCGCCACTCAATTGGTTGTAGGAGAGGTCAAGCAAAGCCAAAGACGGCGAGCCAACGCAAAGAGAAGACGGTATGTGCCCAGTGAAGCTGTTATTGCTGGTGTTGAGCGCGATAAGATTCTTCATCACCTTCCATGTGGCTGATGGAAATTCTGAGCCGAACTGGTTGCTTGAGATGTTGAGTACCTGCAGAGGCCGGTCAGTGGTAACCAAGGACGGAAGCTCGGGCAGTGGTCCGTTGAGCCGGCTGAAGCTGACATCGAGGACGATGATGCTTCTGGAGAAAATGAGCTCCGCCGGAAGACCACCGGAGAGCGAGTTGTGCGAGAGGTTGATGTGCAGCAGGCTGGTGAGGTTGGTGAGGAACGGAGAGATGGGCCCTTCAAGTCCTTTAGACTCCAGGGAGACCCCAGTGACGGCCCCATCTCCATTGCAGGAGATGCCTTCCCACTCGCAGCAGTCCGTGCCGTTATTACGCCAAGACGTGGCGAGGCCACCATCACTCGACAGCCCGGCAAGGAACTGGAGGAGGTTGCGCTTCTCCTGCTCGGTGCATGCAGTGGCGGGAGAGGCTAAGAAGAGCAGCAGGAACAGCTGCAGCACGACTGGAGGAACTGTGAATGAACACATTGGTTAGTGTTTCTTTCCCCTTCTTGTTTTGCTGTTGCTTGAAGAATGCATGTAGTGGTGGTACTAGCTATCATCTAGCAGTAGATTTATTTGGACATCAGAGCTACTGAAAACCATTCATAAGATTCCATATTTCTTGTCATGGGTGCACCTCAGTGCCCGGGGCCACGATCAGTCGGTGCACAAAGAGACAGTGACACTAGAATAGGAAAGCAACATCCGTGCCTACCCAATTATAGCTATATTAAAACCCAATAAACTAGTTTGTAAAGTTATCACTTAGTTATGGATGGATTAAATAGTTACTGATTAGTCCAAAATTTTCAAGTAGCAAAGAATCAATCTATTATCTCACTGCCCCAAGTTTCATGTTTAAGCGTAAATGCCTGAAGAGAGTAAGGTTAACTACTAGTTTAGTCATCTTGCTTGACCTATTCATTTTATTGCTCCTCAAGAGTGCATAGATATAGGTGGTTGTCTTGCTCTACAGACTTAGTACCGCATGTTTATGGCATGAGCTAGGGACAGCTGGCATTGGTACCCAGGGCCGAGGGGGTACCAACCTACTTTTTGGCCCAGGGGGTACCAACCTAAATTTTGAAACGTGTTTCATACTTTCATGTCTATGGGAGATATTCTGCTCCACACTTATTCTGTGAGGTCATTTTCCGCCAGCTGTATACCATGATTGATACCCATCATTTTCCGTTTGAAAACTGCTTTATGGTTGTGTGTTTTTTTTCTCATGCTTCTTGTTATTGGATTATTCCTCTGTTCTTTTGAGGCAAGAAGCTTTGTGCTTCAACTCCCTATATCCGGTTTTCGTCttgttattttccttttcttttctggacAAAAAAACATGTGGTTGTCTGCATATGCGATAGACATTCCTGCTTTCACTACTCGGCAGCTGGAGTTCACCTGTTAAACAACTGTTCTTGATTAAGTCTTTTTTCAGGACATTGTAATGAAaattcatttttttaatttgtttcaTGCACTGCCAACCATCAAAtgacgtcaaaattgcattcctgaaagCAAGGTAATAACAAATCATCCTTGTTTTGTTGTTCAGTGCTTGTTTCATTGTGGACATACGTATTTACTATCACATATGGTGCAGATCTTGAATGACCTTTCTTTTGCAACTTCTCTTGACAATTAGATTTGATTTGTCTATGTAGGCTAATTAATGAAGGAAAACTAACTGATGCTCTTATTGTATCCTACTGCTGTTTGCGCAGTGGAGCGTCTGATAAATTACTTTGGTTGCCCATTGATCAAAGGGAATAAATAATAAGTCTAGGCACAGGACAACGTAACAATATGTGCTTGAGTGCTTACATCATACGTGATCATGTAATTCTATGACACAACCTGTTTAGTTCAGTTTCTCAAAACTTAGCTTTTACGATCTGGTCTACCATTTCTTGTTTGTTATTGTACAATCCCATCGCCCATTTGTGGTCATCTTCACTCGAATTTAGGGCGCATATTATTCTTAATTATATTGATACCTAGGTCCTTCTAGGTATCCATCATTTTTTAAATTTCTGCACCATTTTGTAACAGGTGCTACACATGAAGCAATCTCTGCAGCGGTATGGTCATATTATGAGTGCTGATGACCATTACACCAGATGGCAACAGGTGAGCCAATCGATGAATGTCATATGATTCCTCTCTTGCTAGCTAAAGGCAGCTAATTTGGCCTCAGATGCAGTTTGCAGCAATATTGTTGTCATGTTTTTCCGTTATTATTTTTGAATGTAGACAACTTTTGTTGCCAAAGCTGCTCCTCTTCatagttttgattgatttgtgcccATATTTGCCCTGTCTTCAGGCGATGCCTTCCCACTTGCAGCAGGCCGTGCTGTTGTCACGCCACGACATGGCGAGGCCGCCATATCGCGACAGCCCAGAAAGGAAACGGAGGAGGTTGCGCTTCTCCTGCTCGGTGCATGCGGTGGCAGGAGAGGCCAAGAAGAGCAGCAGGATCAGCTGCAGCACGACCGGAGGAATGGTGAATGAATGCATTGGTTGGTGCCCCCTCTCCCCCCTTTTGTTTTGATGTTGCTTGAAGAATGCATGCAGTGCTGGTGGTAGTTATCATCTAGTAGTGGATTTATTTGCACATCAGACCTACTGAACACCACACATAAGATTCCCTATTTCATGTCGTGGGCGCACCTTAGGACCCTGCGCCACGGTTGGTCGATACACAAAAGACAGCGACACTAGGATAGGAAAGCAACATCCCTATCAATTAGCTGTAGTAAAAGGCTAACTAGTTTATAATCTGTCATTTAGTTATGGATGGATCAAATAGTTCCCGATTAGTCCCAAATTTTCAAGTAGCAAGAAGCCAATCTATTATCTCGctgccccaaggttcatgtttaaGTGTAATAGTTGAAGAACATATTGGAAGGTCAATTACTAGTTTGCTCATCTTGCCCGTCCTATTCATGGCATTGCTGCTCAATAATACATAGATATAGGTGGTGGTCTTTGGTTACGGACTTACAGCACTAGTTTTGTTTACCGCAAGTGTCAGGCTGGCATTGGTAGGCAGGCCCAAAGGGGGTACCAACCTACTAATGGTCTTTGGTTACAGACTTACCACACTAGTTTTGTTTACCACGAGTGTCAGGCTGGCATTGGTAGGCAGGACCAAAGGGGGTACCAACCTACTAATTGTTGTATTTTTCCCATGGTTCATGTCTATGGTGGTATTCTGCTCATAATTATTATGTGGATTTCCCACCAGCTCTTTGACTCTTTGTAGCAGATGAATACATATCCATGATTTCAGTTTGAAAAATTGCTTCATGGTTCTGTTTTCTGACTTTTTGGAGCTAATGAATAAATATCCATGATTTCAGGTTGAAAAACCGCTTCATGGTTGTGTTTTTCTCATGCTTCCTGTTAGTTCCTCAGAAATCATATTAGTGTCATTTCCTTTGGGAGAAGTCTTGAACAAAAGCAGAATTAATGGTACATATCACATATGCATCATCCATCCATGTAATATTCCAGATGCACAAAGAATAGCCATGGATTATTCCCCTGTTCTTTTTGTGCATAGAAGCTTTGAGCTTCAACTTCCTGTGTCTGTTTTTCCTCTTgttattttcgttttcttttttgGACAGAAAAGTAGCATGTAGATGTCTTCCTATCCTGCTTTCACTACTTGGCAGTTCGAGTTCACCTGTTAAACAATTAGTCTTGATTATTTCCATTTCATTACATTGAAATTACATTTCattttttttttactttgcttCATGCACCGTCAACCTCTCATGCTAGGTAATTCTTTTCTGGCGACTAATTTGGCCTCAAATGCAGTCTGCAGAAGAATATTGTTGACATGTTTCTCCATTTTGATTTCTGAACATAGACAGTTTTGTTGCTAAAGCTGCTCCTTTTCATAGTTATGTTTGATTATACATGTATCTGCCAGACACAAATTCTTCTTGACAAATGGCACTTTTTCTGTTATATTTCACATTGCCGTGTCTTTCCCATGGATATGAACTCTTctcttctttttctattttttttactaTGGAACTGAAGTATTTTTTCCTGCTTGCGGGATCACCATTCTGTTTTTTGCGTGCCTTTTAATGTGCAAACTGTGTAAACAGTTCCTCCTCTTTGAAAACTAGTGTGGGTCAAAAGGTCTGTTTGGTTTGTGCCTTTGTCGTATCAAAAAGTTTGCTAGCCAGAATTTGGGTTGAGGTTTTACTTGCCAATCGATTGGCCAACATTGACTAGAAAATGCAATAAAGTTGGTTCCCATCCAACAAAGACCAACATGTTGATCATGGCAAAAAAAATTGTAGGGTACACTTTGGTCGCAATCCAAAGTTCCAAACATACCTTAACACTAGTTAGAACACACCATTCAGTTTTTAAAGCTGTTTAATTTACCCTTTCTTGACCAAAACAGGGTGGTTTTTGACGGTGCGCTATTACCTGGAGTGGCCCGTCGGGAGGCAAGCCGGATCATGGTCCGGCATTGGGGGCTAGTGGGTTTAGAGGGTTCTGCAGGCCTCTAACCGACACGCGGAGCCCTCCCGAGGAAAGTTTGGTGTCTTGGCTGAGGAGCCCCCCAGGTCGGTTTAGGATACTTGTAACCCTAGGCCTCGTTCTCCTTTATAAGGCAAAACCAAGGGATAGTTCAGGGCATCGATATCATTATCATCGTCTTGGTAGGTACACACACCCTATACTTGTAACCCCCTCACGCGAGGCATTTTCCATCATCAATTAaatcaaagtaggagtagggtattacctcaacaattaccgaaaaaggctttcgccccgctttatatataaagcatcgaCCACTAACATCCcggtacaaacgcacgccaccacaacacacgcacacagacaaggcaagatacataagcgctgagcgcagcaacaccacctcAAACTACAAGAGCAGCCGGGTCCTCGACCGTGAACACgccaccgcgaagagatgaagccgcatatgacgaaccgtgggctccaaggcggtgccttcaggaaggatacgacaccggagcgccgccaccgcccgacccgaGAGTCAGAGTTTCCCCTAgagcaacacgacgggcaatgatggccgcgacgacgccttcaggaagggagcgaGCTTCGCcgtcgccggtccgtccgaagataggacaggttttcaccccggcccaaactcaccgccaccgaacgcacACCCCGGCGAccatgccgcccacacgaccatggtcACTGGGCAGGACCAAGGCACGGGTTTTTCCCATGAGCGCCAcgacaccaccaccagggccgccaccccggcatccaagaccttgacgcCACCTCACCAGTTACCCAACGCCACGCCACCTATAGAGACGGGTGGAAAGGTCCCGCCTTTCGCAACCCTGAGCTGCCCCCAACTGGCTGCCATCGGcccgtcctgctgccgggcgcgagaccagCGCGGTCCTGCCGCCGGGCGCGAGACAGgcgcggtcctgctgccgggcgcgagacaggCGCGGTCCTGCTGCCGAGCGCGAGATGGGCGTGGTCCTGCTGCCGGACGCGAGACGGGCGATGTACCACAGCTGAGAAAAGCCCAGTCCTTCGACGGAAGTGGTGCGTGGGCGACGGGGAGAGGCATCGAAGGCCGCCGCACGCCGCCTACGGACGAACTGACGCCGAGACATGTCAGCCGCCGTCGCAGCCGACATGCCAAGCTACCGTGGATCCCTCCACGGCCGGAGCAGCAGCCACACCAGGCCACTGCCCatcccgcgccgcccgccggactccaggCGTTGAGTTCGCCGAGCACGCAGCCACTAGATCGGCCAGCGCACCGGTCGCTCCACCTGCGCCGCCCCACACACCACCACACCTGCGCTGCCACCTCCACCACATACGCGCCGCCGCGCCCTGGCCAGAGCCGGCCAACACCCCGCCCCCCACACGGAGCAGCCGAGCTGCCAGCCGCCACGCCACCACCTGAGCCTGGCCGTCGGCCACCCCCAAGGgcatccgccgccgccacctcctaaaTCTGGGCAGGGGCACACAGATCCGACACCAGCAAGAACCCCGCACACCCACCCCGGATCCGCCATGGGGGGAGGGCGGGAGGCACCGCTGGGACGCCAGGACGCCGAAGGGAAGGGGCCGAGCACGAGGGAGAGCcgacgaccgccgccgccgccgccgaggag encodes the following:
- the LOC123143885 gene encoding uncharacterized protein — protein: MKQSLQRYGHIMSADDHYTRWQQAMPSHLQQAVLLSRHDMARPPYRDSPERKRRRLRFSCSVHAVAGEAKKSSRISCSTTGGMVNECIGWFLTVRYYLEWPVGRQAGSWSGIGG